One genomic window of Chitinophagaceae bacterium includes the following:
- a CDS encoding glycoside hydrolase family 2 protein: MKSLAKEKFTSLFFIAFLSLIDLFCLDISAIAQSVSISLTSENGISWQFRKAGDSIWLPATIPGTVHTDLLDNHLIPDPYYSDNEKKVQWVENEDWEYQAYFSCPAYLLSQKNIELQFDGLDTYADVYLNDTLILRGENMFRIYTVDVQRLLSRYSPPSISKDTVQQLLNGTTNHLLIHFYSATKKGTQIINQIPYPLAGDVDGKTVTRKAQYQYGWDWGPRLISCGIWKNINLIGWSPFNLEHALVNQDSLINDSAYLSIHALINSNVEKSYSFTFSNTSGTESATTIFDLQIGMNEVIIPLKISQPQLWWCNGWGEQKLYNLQLCIDGDLCAVLFRTKFGIRTLKLVQQKDSIGSGFTFELNGIPVFMKGANYIPPDNFIPRVTHSDYVKIIDDAVASNMNMLRVWGGGVYADDAFYQLCDEKGILIWQDFMFAGAMVPGDSAFVENVKQEIKDNVIRLRNHACIALWCGNNEIDEAWHNWGWQAQYHYEEAAQKKIWNDYLNLFQTVIPDVIHQYDPQRFYVPSSPEIGWGHKESLQQGDAHYWGVWWGKEPFDIYNQKIGRFMSEYGFQGLPAMKTINKFSSTEDYSLKFTGENKFSDVMNIHQKHPTGFETINEYLERDYNTPKDFESYVYVSQLLQRDGITTAIEAHRRAKPYCSGTLYWQLNDCWPVVSWSSRDYYGEWKALQFAVKELYKPFLISIIKEDKYFKVFVVSDSLAEVTGLLKLDLYDFNGTKIKSAEKIVTVSANQSQLVFSLDEKKLPKNFAAGKSVLAVSFATGEHLLAKKNYFFTKPKDLALPKLTIEQHIKYLDDHSLVKDFPYQYQIELSSNHFAKDVYLECQNEDLKFRENFFDLFPNQKKTINLFSKSKINVTDLSIKITSLVDSY; this comes from the coding sequence GTGAAAAGTTTAGCAAAAGAAAAATTTACTTCGTTATTTTTCATTGCCTTCCTGTCGTTGATTGATCTCTTCTGCCTGGATATCAGCGCAATCGCGCAATCTGTTTCTATTTCACTCACCTCTGAGAACGGTATATCCTGGCAATTTCGAAAAGCCGGTGATTCAATCTGGCTTCCCGCAACCATTCCCGGAACAGTCCACACTGACCTTCTCGATAATCATTTGATTCCTGATCCTTATTATAGTGACAATGAAAAAAAAGTGCAATGGGTAGAAAACGAAGACTGGGAATATCAAGCTTATTTTTCCTGTCCTGCTTATCTGCTCAGTCAAAAAAACATTGAATTGCAATTTGACGGATTGGATACTTATGCTGATGTTTATCTGAACGACACATTGATCCTGCGTGGAGAAAACATGTTCCGGATTTACACAGTCGATGTACAACGACTTTTAAGTCGTTACTCCCCTCCATCCATATCCAAAGACACCGTACAACAACTTTTAAACGGTACCACCAACCACCTTCTCATTCACTTTTACTCCGCAACCAAAAAAGGAACTCAAATCATCAATCAAATTCCTTATCCACTTGCCGGTGATGTAGATGGCAAAACAGTAACCCGCAAAGCGCAGTATCAATATGGCTGGGATTGGGGACCGAGACTGATTTCGTGCGGCATTTGGAAAAACATCAACCTCATTGGATGGAGCCCTTTTAATTTAGAGCATGCACTGGTCAATCAGGATTCGTTAATCAATGACTCAGCTTACTTATCAATTCATGCTCTTATCAATTCCAATGTTGAAAAATCCTATTCGTTTACTTTTTCAAATACATCAGGAACAGAATCTGCTACAACTATTTTTGATTTGCAAATTGGAATGAATGAAGTTATCATTCCTCTTAAAATTTCTCAACCGCAACTCTGGTGGTGCAATGGATGGGGAGAACAGAAATTATACAACCTGCAACTATGCATTGATGGAGATTTATGTGCCGTTTTATTCCGTACAAAATTCGGAATCAGAACATTGAAACTGGTGCAACAAAAAGATTCGATCGGTTCGGGATTCACATTTGAACTGAATGGTATTCCCGTTTTTATGAAAGGCGCCAACTACATTCCGCCTGATAATTTTATTCCGCGTGTTACCCATTCAGATTATGTAAAAATAATTGATGATGCAGTTGCGTCAAATATGAACATGCTTCGGGTTTGGGGAGGAGGCGTATATGCGGACGATGCGTTTTATCAACTGTGTGATGAAAAAGGCATTTTGATCTGGCAGGATTTTATGTTCGCAGGCGCGATGGTTCCCGGTGATTCTGCTTTTGTAGAGAATGTGAAACAGGAAATAAAAGACAATGTGATCCGGTTGCGAAACCATGCGTGTATTGCCCTGTGGTGCGGTAACAATGAAATTGACGAAGCCTGGCACAACTGGGGCTGGCAGGCACAATATCATTATGAGGAAGCTGCTCAGAAAAAAATATGGAATGATTATTTGAATCTGTTTCAAACTGTAATTCCTGATGTAATTCATCAATATGATCCTCAGCGGTTTTATGTCCCCTCCTCTCCTGAAATTGGTTGGGGTCATAAAGAAAGTTTGCAGCAGGGCGATGCGCATTATTGGGGTGTCTGGTGGGGGAAAGAACCTTTTGATATCTACAATCAAAAAATTGGGAGGTTCATGAGCGAGTATGGTTTCCAGGGTTTGCCTGCCATGAAAACGATCAATAAATTTTCATCTACAGAAGATTACAGCCTGAAATTTACAGGAGAAAATAAATTTTCAGATGTAATGAACATTCATCAAAAGCATCCAACGGGCTTTGAAACAATAAACGAATATCTTGAAAGGGATTACAACACGCCGAAAGACTTTGAAAGTTATGTTTATGTTTCGCAGCTATTGCAACGCGATGGAATAACTACTGCAATTGAAGCGCACCGCCGTGCAAAACCTTATTGTTCGGGTACTTTATACTGGCAACTGAATGATTGCTGGCCGGTAGTTTCATGGAGCAGTCGTGACTATTATGGCGAATGGAAGGCCCTTCAATTCGCTGTCAAAGAACTATACAAACCATTTTTGATTTCAATAATTAAAGAGGATAAATATTTTAAAGTGTTTGTTGTTTCAGATTCATTAGCGGAGGTAACCGGTTTATTAAAATTGGATTTGTATGATTTCAACGGAACAAAGATAAAGTCGGCTGAAAAAATTGTTACAGTAAGTGCCAATCAAAGTCAGCTTGTATTTTCACTCGACGAAAAAAAACTTCCAAAGAATTTTGCAGCCGGCAAATCTGTTTTAGCTGTTTCATTCGCTACAGGTGAACATCTATTGGCCAAAAAGAATTATTTCTTTACAAAACCTAAAGACCTCGCGCTTCCAAAATTGACAATTGAACAGCATATAAAATATCTTGACGATCATTCTTTAGTGAAAGATTTTCCCTACCAATATCAAATTGAACTTTCCAGCAATCATTTTGCAAAAGACGTCTATCTTGAATGTCAAAACGAGGACTTGAAATTCAGAGAAAACTTTTTCGACCTGTTTCCGAATCAAAAAAAAACAATCAATCTATTTTCAAAAAGCAAAATTAATGTTACCGATCTTTCGATAAAGATTACGTCACTGGTGGATAGTTATTAA
- a CDS encoding copper homeostasis protein CutC codes for MQKKKLIFEVCANGIQSAINAQLAGADRIELCEYLEVGGLTPHDKIIRDAKELIHIPIHVLIRPRAGNFVFSEEEYDCMKEEIIRCKKMQVAGIVTGVLNPDRTIDKIRCAELMEHAHPLSITFHRAFDVVHDPIQSLKELIELGVDRVLTSGQQENPLAGAQLIKELMNHSNGRISILAGGGITEENISAIVKESGITEIHFSARKKQVDGSYVSDLMRIKNMMQAANDTFINL; via the coding sequence ATGCAGAAGAAAAAATTAATCTTCGAGGTTTGTGCGAATGGGATACAATCCGCCATCAATGCGCAATTGGCGGGAGCTGACAGAATTGAGCTCTGCGAATATTTGGAAGTGGGAGGATTGACGCCACACGACAAAATAATCCGGGACGCAAAGGAATTGATTCATATTCCGATTCATGTGCTTATCCGTCCCCGCGCGGGTAATTTCGTGTTTTCGGAGGAAGAATATGATTGCATGAAAGAGGAAATTATCCGTTGCAAAAAAATGCAGGTCGCTGGAATCGTAACAGGTGTCCTAAATCCTGATCGCACCATAGACAAAATTCGTTGCGCCGAACTGATGGAACACGCTCATCCGCTTTCCATTACCTTTCATCGGGCCTTTGATGTGGTGCACGATCCAATACAATCGCTGAAAGAATTGATTGAGCTAGGAGTTGACCGCGTGCTTACTTCAGGTCAGCAAGAAAATCCATTGGCAGGCGCTCAACTGATCAAAGAATTAATGAACCATTCTAATGGCAGAATATCCATCCTGGCTGGCGGCGGAATTACGGAAGAAAATATTTCCGCCATTGTGAAAGAATCCGGAATCACTGAAATTCATTTCTCCGCAAGAAAAAAACAAGTTGATGGAAGTTATGTTTCAGATTTGATGCGGATCAAAAACATGATGCAGGCAGCTAATGATACTTTCATAAACCTCTAA
- a CDS encoding beta-N-acetylhexosaminidase codes for MIRFYFSLQYFLIFCAFLFLQFHYNSPAHAQTTVKSGIIPLPVSVKILPGNFELSNATHITWNNPDDAATASIFNSQLKQQYSIVIHEEANSNLETNVIRMQRINAGELPAEGYRISIDENKIIIQAKDGAGIFYALQSLLQLCPPMAASGKLLIPKTILIDYPRFNWRGMHLDVARHFFSKEQVKKYIDYLAAYKFNTFHWHLTDDQGWRIEIKKYPLLTSVGAWRDGTLIGHYSNQPQFDSIRYGGFYSQEDIREVVAYAQKRFITIVPEIEMPGHVLALLSAYPELACSGSSFNVAKNWGVFNDVLCPTEETISFMQNVLLEVMELFPSKYIHIGGDECPKEQWQKSVYCQNLMQQLRLKNENALQGYFTRRIETFVSAHGRSIIGWDEILEDGLSTSAAVMSWRGIDGGTAAASSNHNVVMSPTDFCYFDYYQSQNTHEPLAIGGYVPLEKVYAFEPMPPALATDKQSFIMGGQANLWTEYIESFSKLQYMIFPRICAMSEVLWSQKENRNYADFVARLSANHFPEFNAAKINYSKAILEAKFALRPNENGAGIIARLFTDDPSATINYNLSSYENEILSATNNTQFERGPIDLLITHSVIMNIKSKDVSGNLSAENVQQLEINKATAKNITLLNAPDAKYSNGGPFTLVNGIVGHLPWNGSEWLGFSGKNIEAMVDLGKSEMISKISLGVLDDEGSWIYLPQQVTVSISSDGKTFRTVGTKNNEAIKKTGGRKATFTFTKTTTRYIKIIAVNAGNIPAGKAGSGNPAWLFADEIGIE; via the coding sequence ATGATTCGTTTCTATTTTTCTCTTCAATACTTTCTCATTTTTTGTGCCTTTCTGTTTTTGCAATTTCATTATAACAGTCCTGCTCACGCTCAAACTACTGTAAAGTCCGGAATCATTCCATTGCCGGTGTCAGTGAAAATTCTACCGGGAAATTTTGAGTTATCAAACGCCACTCATATTACCTGGAACAATCCGGACGATGCTGCTACTGCATCCATATTCAATTCACAATTGAAACAACAGTATTCAATTGTAATTCACGAAGAGGCAAACAGCAATCTTGAGACAAATGTTATTCGCATGCAGCGTATAAATGCCGGCGAATTGCCTGCTGAAGGTTACAGGATTTCTATTGATGAAAACAAAATCATTATCCAGGCAAAAGATGGTGCCGGAATATTTTACGCATTGCAAAGCTTACTGCAATTGTGTCCTCCTATGGCTGCTTCCGGTAAATTATTAATTCCAAAAACTATTCTTATTGACTATCCACGTTTTAACTGGCGCGGCATGCACCTTGATGTTGCCCGTCATTTTTTTTCTAAAGAACAAGTGAAAAAATATATTGATTATCTCGCCGCTTATAAATTCAACACCTTCCACTGGCACCTCACTGATGATCAGGGTTGGCGGATTGAAATAAAAAAATATCCGCTTCTCACATCGGTTGGCGCATGGCGCGATGGAACATTAATCGGTCATTACAGCAACCAGCCACAGTTCGATTCCATACGATACGGAGGATTTTATTCACAGGAAGATATCAGGGAAGTAGTGGCTTATGCACAAAAACGTTTCATCACTATTGTTCCCGAAATTGAAATGCCCGGACATGTATTGGCGCTTTTAAGTGCGTATCCGGAATTAGCTTGTTCCGGCAGTTCATTTAATGTTGCAAAGAATTGGGGTGTATTCAACGATGTATTGTGCCCGACAGAAGAAACAATTTCATTCATGCAGAATGTATTGCTCGAAGTAATGGAGTTGTTTCCTTCAAAATACATTCACATCGGCGGTGATGAATGTCCAAAGGAACAGTGGCAAAAAAGTGTCTATTGCCAGAACCTGATGCAGCAATTGAGATTGAAAAACGAAAATGCACTGCAGGGATATTTTACCAGGCGAATAGAAACATTTGTAAGTGCACATGGAAGGAGTATTATTGGGTGGGATGAAATTCTTGAAGATGGCTTGTCAACAAGCGCTGCTGTGATGAGCTGGCGGGGAATTGACGGTGGAACCGCGGCTGCCTCTTCAAATCATAACGTGGTGATGTCACCTACAGATTTTTGTTATTTTGATTATTACCAATCGCAGAATACGCATGAACCTCTTGCCATTGGTGGTTATGTTCCGCTTGAAAAAGTATATGCATTTGAGCCGATGCCGCCTGCACTCGCTACAGATAAACAATCTTTCATCATGGGCGGACAAGCCAATCTATGGACAGAGTACATCGAATCTTTTTCAAAATTGCAATACATGATCTTCCCGAGAATTTGCGCGATGAGCGAAGTGCTCTGGAGTCAAAAAGAAAATCGCAACTATGCTGATTTTGTTGCAAGACTTTCCGCGAATCATTTTCCGGAATTTAATGCGGCAAAAATTAACTACTCCAAAGCTATACTGGAAGCTAAGTTTGCCTTAAGACCCAATGAAAATGGTGCAGGAATTATCGCCCGTCTCTTTACTGACGATCCTTCGGCAACTATTAATTATAACCTCAGCTCCTACGAAAATGAAATCCTATCCGCCACCAACAACACTCAGTTTGAACGCGGCCCGATTGATTTACTGATCACACATTCTGTAATAATGAACATAAAGTCGAAGGATGTGTCAGGTAATTTGAGTGCTGAAAATGTGCAGCAACTGGAAATAAATAAAGCTACCGCCAAGAATATCACGTTACTCAATGCACCGGATGCCAAATACAGCAACGGCGGACCTTTTACGCTCGTGAATGGAATCGTTGGTCATCTTCCATGGAATGGCAGTGAATGGCTCGGATTTTCAGGAAAAAACATCGAAGCAATGGTTGATCTCGGCAAGTCAGAAATGATTTCCAAAATATCTCTTGGTGTATTAGATGATGAAGGAAGCTGGATCTATCTTCCGCAACAGGTTACTGTTTCCATTTCTTCCGACGGAAAAACTTTTCGGACAGTAGGTACAAAAAATAATGAAGCGATAAAAAAAACAGGTGGAAGAAAAGCCACTTTTACTTTTACTAAAACTACAACCCGCTACATAAAAATAATAGCGGTGAATGCAGGAAATATTCCTGCCGGGAAAGCAGGATCCGGAAATCCTGCCTGGCTTTTCGCGGATGAGATTGGAATCGAATAA
- a CDS encoding ROK family protein produces MMKKIVVGIDIGGTSTKFGLVDEDGIILRQETAKTPNFKKPEDFAHVISSSIIQLSKELKNVELVGAGIGSPNGNYYSGTVEFAPNLPWKGIVPLVNLFKDALKLPVVLTNDAKAAAIGEMRFGGAKNMKHFIFITLGTGLGSGIVSNGMLVYGNDGFAGEMGHTIIKEDSNRLCGCGRYGCLETYASATGIRKSYLKFLAEKDKRSPVEPEMIDASYIFQLAKQGDEEALSAFNYTGHILGIALANAVTYLSPEAIFLFGGLAQSGELIFKPTRETFEKNLLKIYQGKVKILPSLLNDGDAAILGAASLIWHELN; encoded by the coding sequence ATGATGAAAAAAATAGTGGTTGGCATTGACATTGGGGGAACAAGCACAAAGTTCGGATTGGTGGATGAAGACGGAATAATCCTGCGACAGGAAACTGCCAAAACACCCAACTTTAAAAAGCCGGAAGACTTTGCCCATGTGATATCATCTTCTATCATTCAACTTTCGAAAGAACTTAAGAATGTGGAACTCGTTGGTGCAGGAATCGGAAGTCCCAATGGAAATTATTACTCCGGCACTGTTGAATTCGCTCCTAATCTTCCCTGGAAAGGCATTGTTCCTTTGGTCAACCTTTTTAAAGATGCACTCAAGCTGCCCGTCGTTTTGACCAACGATGCCAAAGCCGCAGCTATCGGCGAAATGCGATTTGGTGGCGCTAAAAACATGAAGCATTTTATTTTCATCACACTCGGCACCGGGCTCGGAAGCGGCATCGTTTCAAACGGCATGTTGGTTTATGGCAATGATGGTTTTGCAGGTGAGATGGGACATACCATTATTAAGGAAGACAGTAACCGGCTTTGTGGTTGTGGTCGTTATGGTTGTCTTGAAACCTACGCTTCGGCAACGGGTATCCGCAAATCTTACCTGAAGTTTCTCGCGGAAAAAGATAAACGCTCACCAGTTGAACCGGAAATGATTGATGCTTCCTATATTTTTCAACTCGCTAAACAAGGTGACGAAGAAGCGTTGAGTGCATTTAATTATACCGGTCACATTCTTGGTATTGCGCTCGCAAACGCGGTAACTTACTTAAGTCCTGAAGCTATCTTTCTCTTTGGAGGACTGGCACAATCCGGCGAATTAATTTTTAAACCCACACGTGAAACTTTTGAAAAGAACCTGCTGAAGATTTATCAGGGCAAAGTAAAAATTCTTCCATCGTTGCTGAATGATGGTGATGCTGCCATTCTCGGTGCAGCCTCTTTAATCTGGCATGAATTGAATTAA
- a CDS encoding tetratricopeptide repeat protein: MRYPLLCLLLAIIVSCTSQKEKTESELKANLEMVNQSFNDNKLDTAAIRKAETTIGAFIQKYPQDTMASQYLFELGMLYQKQRKFDQAVNVFDKVYREYPDSKHARNAVFLQGFLYANVLNNYGKANEKYQLYLDKFSAADAKMTNDVQLELQNMGKSPDELLKEIQAKDSIQIN; the protein is encoded by the coding sequence ATGCGTTACCCATTATTATGTCTGTTGCTTGCAATAATAGTTTCCTGTACATCACAAAAAGAGAAAACGGAAAGTGAATTGAAAGCCAATCTTGAAATGGTGAACCAAAGCTTTAATGATAACAAGCTTGATACTGCTGCCATCAGGAAAGCAGAGACCACTATTGGCGCTTTTATCCAGAAATATCCCCAGGATACAATGGCTTCCCAATATTTATTTGAATTGGGAATGCTGTATCAGAAGCAACGCAAATTTGATCAGGCTGTAAATGTATTTGACAAAGTATATCGTGAATATCCTGATTCCAAACATGCCAGGAATGCTGTTTTTCTGCAGGGATTTTTATACGCCAATGTTTTGAATAATTACGGTAAGGCTAATGAAAAATATCAGTTGTATCTCGATAAGTTTTCTGCAGCGGATGCAAAAATGACCAATGATGTGCAGCTTGAATTGCAAAACATGGGAAAGTCACCGGATGAGTTGCTGAAAGAAATTCAGGCGAAAGATTCGATTCAAATCAATTAG
- a CDS encoding gliding motility-associated C-terminal domain-containing protein, translating into MKPVALIIFILLSFFSSSLLSQTLSLTQDPTWLNIGDLDIPGNQITVEALIYKDGFSTKNIVSKHSFPDDVNYLLRPQTFELTTYVSGNSGATQFLQMSNPFTLDVKTWYHIAGTYDGTSVKYYVNGCLVIEKPFSGNLFQNDFAAAIGNQSFNQGEQFLGKIDEVRIWNVCRTQEQISANMLDLPNPTTQTGLLAYYKFENDFTNSQGNATWNGTAMGNLFFASSQIDLPSFKITDIETTNSDCSSLHNGTITVSTNRPNSLFSIDGNTYQTSNIFTDVDAGTYTIYVKSPEGCIIDSFTTVIGNNISFPVFLSGIICGNENYLGHTTTGIYVDTVKTAGSCDTIRTLDLTVNPVYEFNDAVTLCPGEVYDFHGTTLSASGTYVASLKTVLGCDSVYTLDLEVLPATFLGNDTLICIGKSFDIQSPSPNTLWFDNTTSQIKTVTSTGWYSATMKDAAGCDVVDSIYVQFNIQYFVPNAFTPDNNGINDVFVPIFSGQQLTNYTLKIFDKWGKQLFSSNDPAESWDGTFEGKVCQIGAYVYFLTVETGICDRVTAKGNVSLIK; encoded by the coding sequence ATGAAACCAGTTGCGCTTATTATTTTTATACTGCTATCATTTTTTTCTTCTTCACTTTTATCACAAACGCTCAGTCTCACACAAGATCCAACCTGGTTGAATATCGGTGACCTCGATATTCCGGGCAATCAGATAACAGTGGAAGCGCTTATCTATAAAGATGGTTTTAGCACCAAGAATATTGTCAGCAAACATTCTTTTCCTGATGATGTGAATTACCTGCTCCGGCCGCAGACCTTTGAGTTAACAACGTACGTAAGCGGTAACAGCGGAGCCACACAGTTTTTGCAAATGTCGAATCCGTTTACACTTGATGTAAAAACATGGTATCACATTGCAGGTACTTATGATGGCACTTCGGTAAAATATTATGTGAATGGTTGTCTGGTGATTGAGAAACCATTCAGCGGCAATCTTTTTCAAAATGATTTTGCTGCAGCAATAGGAAATCAAAGCTTTAATCAGGGCGAACAATTTTTAGGAAAAATAGATGAAGTGCGGATATGGAATGTCTGCCGCACGCAGGAACAAATTTCGGCCAACATGCTCGACCTTCCGAATCCCACTACGCAAACCGGCTTGCTGGCTTATTACAAATTTGAAAACGACTTCACCAACAGTCAGGGAAATGCTACATGGAACGGAACAGCCATGGGCAATCTTTTTTTTGCTTCCAGCCAGATTGATCTTCCTTCATTCAAAATTACAGACATCGAAACAACGAACTCCGATTGCAGTTCGCTCCACAATGGAACGATCACGGTTTCCACCAACCGGCCTAATTCACTTTTTTCTATTGATGGCAACACTTACCAAACCAGCAATATTTTTACAGACGTTGATGCCGGAACTTATACTATTTACGTGAAGTCGCCGGAAGGATGCATCATTGACAGCTTCACTACCGTGATTGGGAACAATATTTCGTTTCCGGTATTTCTGTCCGGAATTATTTGCGGCAATGAAAATTATCTCGGCCATACTACCACAGGAATTTATGTTGACACTGTAAAGACTGCAGGCAGTTGCGATACCATCAGAACACTTGATTTAACTGTCAATCCTGTTTATGAATTCAATGATGCAGTTACTTTATGTCCGGGAGAAGTGTATGATTTTCATGGAACCACTCTTTCAGCAAGCGGGACGTATGTAGCATCTCTTAAAACTGTCCTCGGATGCGATAGTGTCTATACACTCGATCTGGAAGTTTTACCCGCCACCTTTCTTGGTAACGATACGCTCATTTGCATTGGCAAATCATTCGATATACAAAGTCCTTCACCTAATACACTGTGGTTTGATAACACCACTTCTCAAATAAAAACAGTAACCAGTACAGGTTGGTATTCAGCAACGATGAAAGATGCCGCAGGTTGCGATGTAGTTGATTCTATCTACGTCCAGTTTAATATCCAATACTTTGTACCGAACGCATTCACACCTGATAACAATGGAATCAACGATGTATTTGTACCTATCTTTTCAGGCCAGCAGTTGACAAATTATACCCTGAAAATTTTTGATAAGTGGGGTAAACAACTCTTCAGCTCCAACGATCCCGCAGAAAGCTGGGATGGTACTTTCGAAGGAAAAGTTTGTCAGATTGGAGCTTATGTATATTTCCTTACAGTAGAAACAGGGATCTGTGACCGTGTAACGGCCAAAGGAAATGTGAGCTTGATTAAGTGA
- a CDS encoding S9 family peptidase: MKYYSLIACFLISVLIAQAQEKKPITHEDMWLMKRVGAPALSPDGNWAVFSVTEPSYDEKEQVNDIWLIATDGNSPARKLTAGKAAESGYTWSPDGKFIAFVAKRDGDEVSQIYTMNIKEGGEGQRFTNLSTGASAPRWSPDGKMILFNSSVFPLCYTDSSNKKATEEKKKLKYKARVYTSFPIRDFDHWLDEMQDHAFVQSIEPGSTAKDLFTDATISKSAGFHYTGANWSRDSKEIILVISDDANTAAYQEPSSQLFKVSVNGGEATKLTADKFDYGNPQFTKDGKYLLCYNYPVGDYKVYNLNRLVRYDWPSMQNKKVISEKLDRPINNYVIAGEQIYMSVEDQGRDKIYTLSVNGGDPKSLSAATMGCFTNINLGIANNQVLLANYETASSPAEIAKLNADGTHVMLTTFNKEKLAQLDLPAVETVWYTSKKGKQIRSMLVRPAGFDAAKKYPLFVVIHGGPAGSWKENWGYRWNYHLLAKPGYVLLMTDYTGSTGYGEKFGQDIQYDPFKGPGDEINGAAADVIKRFSFIDGSRQAAGGGSYGGHLANWLQATTTHYKCLISHAGLVNSISQYGTSDVIYSREVMNGGTPWADSKVWKEQNPYKFAANFKTPMLITVGELDYRVPINNSIENWHILQHQKVPSKLIVFPDENHWILKAENSRFFYQSVQDWLAEYL, encoded by the coding sequence ATGAAATACTACTCCCTGATTGCATGCTTCCTGATAAGTGTTTTAATTGCTCAGGCACAAGAAAAAAAGCCCATCACGCATGAAGATATGTGGCTGATGAAAAGAGTGGGTGCACCTGCCTTAAGTCCTGATGGTAATTGGGCAGTGTTCAGTGTTACAGAACCATCTTATGATGAAAAAGAACAGGTAAATGATATCTGGTTAATAGCAACAGACGGTAATTCGCCTGCGAGAAAACTCACTGCAGGCAAAGCAGCGGAAAGTGGATATACCTGGAGTCCGGATGGGAAGTTCATTGCATTTGTAGCAAAGCGCGATGGAGATGAAGTATCGCAGATTTATACGATGAATATTAAAGAGGGCGGTGAAGGACAACGGTTCACAAATTTATCAACCGGCGCATCTGCACCGAGATGGAGCCCTGACGGGAAGATGATTTTGTTCAACAGTTCTGTTTTTCCATTGTGCTATACTGATTCATCCAATAAAAAAGCAACAGAAGAAAAGAAGAAACTCAAATACAAAGCACGTGTGTACACTTCTTTTCCGATTCGTGACTTTGACCATTGGTTAGATGAAATGCAGGATCATGCATTTGTTCAATCTATTGAACCGGGAAGTACAGCAAAAGATCTTTTCACAGATGCCACCATAAGTAAATCAGCAGGTTTCCATTATACCGGTGCGAACTGGAGTCGCGATAGCAAAGAAATTATTTTGGTAATCAGTGACGATGCGAATACGGCCGCTTACCAGGAACCATCGTCGCAATTATTTAAGGTGTCAGTAAATGGCGGAGAAGCAACAAAGCTAACGGCAGATAAATTTGATTACGGTAATCCGCAGTTCACAAAAGATGGAAAATATTTACTGTGTTACAATTATCCTGTTGGTGATTACAAAGTTTATAATCTGAACAGGTTGGTTCGTTATGACTGGCCTTCCATGCAAAATAAAAAAGTGATCAGTGAAAAGCTTGACCGGCCGATTAACAATTATGTGATTGCCGGTGAACAGATTTACATGAGCGTGGAAGATCAGGGCAGGGATAAAATTTATACGTTGTCAGTTAACGGTGGAGATCCAAAATCATTAAGCGCTGCAACAATGGGTTGTTTCACAAACATCAATCTGGGTATCGCAAACAATCAGGTGCTTCTTGCAAACTATGAAACAGCTTCCAGTCCGGCTGAAATTGCAAAACTGAATGCCGATGGCACGCATGTAATGCTCACTACATTTAATAAGGAGAAGCTCGCACAACTTGATCTTCCTGCTGTTGAAACCGTCTGGTATACCAGTAAAAAAGGAAAACAAATCAGGAGTATGTTAGTTAGACCAGCAGGATTTGATGCGGCTAAAAAGTATCCGTTGTTTGTTGTGATACATGGAGGGCCTGCCGGATCATGGAAAGAAAACTGGGGCTATCGCTGGAATTATCATTTGCTTGCAAAACCAGGTTATGTTTTGTTGATGACTGATTATACGGGCTCAACCGGTTATGGTGAAAAGTTTGGACAGGATATTCAGTACGATCCCTTCAAAGGTCCGGGTGATGAAATTAATGGCGCCGCTGCTGATGTGATAAAACGATTTTCATTTATTGATGGATCCCGACAAGCTGCCGGTGGTGGAAGTTATGGTGGACATCTTGCAAACTGGTTGCAGGCCACCACCACTCATTATAAATGTCTTATCAGTCATGCCGGGCTGGTGAACAGCATTTCTCAATACGGCACCAGTGATGTGATTTATAGCCGGGAAGTGATGAATGGTGGCACACCATGGGCTGATTCAAAAGTGTGGAAGGAACAGAATCCTTATAAGTTTGCTGCAAATTTTAAAACCCCAATGCTTATCACAGTTGGTGAATTGGACTATCGTGTACCCATCAATAATTCCATCGAGAACTGGCATATTTTGCAGCATCAGAAAGTGCCAAGCAAGCTGATTGTATTTCCCGATGAAAATCATTGGATTTTAAAAGCTGAAAACAGCCGGTTCTTTTATCAGTCTGTACAGGATTGGTTGGCGGAGTATCTTTGA